The following is a genomic window from Maridesulfovibrio ferrireducens.
ATCACCCTTTGTTTCAGGTTCTACTTCAGTAACACTTGCATTTTCGTAGATGAACTCAGCAGCTTTATCAGCAAGAAGTCTATCTTTCAGAGGCATAAGAAGATTATTTTCTTCATAATAAGACTTAACAGTATTTAAGTCCTGACGTGTCTGCTGAGCAATCTGCTGAAGAGCTCCCTCAACTTCCTGAGGCTCAACGGTGAGTTCTTCACGGTTGGAAACAGTAAGAAGGAAGATTTCAGTGCGGACACTTTCTTCAGCAAGAGGGGCCTGTTCTGCGTGAAGTTCTTCCATGCTCTTACCAATAGATTCAAAGCTGCGTCCTGCACGTTCAGCGCGGGTAATAACGTCAGCAACCATACGGTCTGTGCGGTCGGCAAGAAGAGAAGGAGGAAGCTGGAAGTCAAGATCCTTAACAATGCTGCTGATCAGTTTGGTCAGAGCGGCGCTCTTACAAAGCTGTTTACGATTAGCGGTGTAAGACTGTTTAATGATTTCGCGCATTTTATCAACGGATTCAAAACCACCGATCTGCTTAACGATCTCATCAGTCAATTCAGGCATTTTACGCTCTTTAATTGCATGAACAGTAACTTTCATAGTTGCTGTCTTACCTGCTAATTCAGCGTTGATGAAATCATCAGGGAAAGTAATATCAGTCTGTCCGGATTCGCCGGACTTAAGAGTCTTTACGTACTCTTCAAATTCTATCAAAGAATGTCCTTCACCGATGGGAAGGTCGAAGTTGTCAGCCTGAACACCGGGAATAGGCTGTCCGTCCATTTCAGCAGAGAAAGTGACAGAAGCAAGTTCGCCGTCTTTTGCAGGACGATCATCGTCGATAGGTGCAATTGTAGCCATATTCTGAAGAAGTCTTGTTTCAACGTCTTTCAGTTCACTTTCAGCAACTTCCGCACGTTCTTCATCAACAGCAAGGCCGAGGTATACAGGGGTATCAAATTCAGGAACAATTTCAAATGAAATAGTGTAATTGAAGTCTTCGCCTCTAACGAGTTCAGCTGCATCAACATCAATTTTGGAAACAGGCACGATGGACTGACCATTAAGAATTTCATTGATCTGGTAGTTAATCAGGTCAGTTGTTGCTTCGGTTACAATCTGTTTTTTGTACTTAGACTGAACAACAGTAGCAGGAACTTTGCCCTTTCTGAATCCTTTGATAGGTGTCTGAACTTTATACAAAGCGATAGTCGCATCAAGAGCTGCGCCAACTTCTTCTACTGGAACGACAACTTTAACGGCTCTTTCTACCTGAGAAATTTCTTCAATATTAAATTCCATTTTAAGTACTCCTTCTAAAATATATTCGCCGTGCTCGAAAATACGACGGTTGTGTACGTAAGCAATGCTATAAAAAAGGCTAGTGAACCCTTTCACAATATATAGCAAAAGAACTGGGATTATTTAGGCAGTTTCCACACAAAGTCAAGCCCTGTGAAGGATTCCTTTATAAATTAGACTAAAAT
Proteins encoded in this region:
- the tig gene encoding trigger factor; its protein translation is MEFNIEEISQVERAVKVVVPVEEVGAALDATIALYKVQTPIKGFRKGKVPATVVQSKYKKQIVTEATTDLINYQINEILNGQSIVPVSKIDVDAAELVRGEDFNYTISFEIVPEFDTPVYLGLAVDEERAEVAESELKDVETRLLQNMATIAPIDDDRPAKDGELASVTFSAEMDGQPIPGVQADNFDLPIGEGHSLIEFEEYVKTLKSGESGQTDITFPDDFINAELAGKTATMKVTVHAIKERKMPELTDEIVKQIGGFESVDKMREIIKQSYTANRKQLCKSAALTKLISSIVKDLDFQLPPSLLADRTDRMVADVITRAERAGRSFESIGKSMEELHAEQAPLAEESVRTEIFLLTVSNREELTVEPQEVEGALQQIAQQTRQDLNTVKSYYEENNLLMPLKDRLLADKAAEFIYENASVTEVEPETKGDK